GGTAACTTGTTTTCCATCTACAAAACAAGGCTCTGCCTTTTATTTTAGCTGATATGCTTCCACTACAAACACCAGCAACTATTGCCTTCTTATTCAAGTGTAATAGTCCATTTTGCTCCAAATTTCTGACTCCTCCCGCTAAGGGAGGGTGTAAGCTGCAAAGCCAAACACAGGAATCAGAACCCAAAACAAATTCTAGTTCGTTTCCTACTTGCATAATAATGATCAGCAAAATTACTTACGTCCACACTTATATCCCACAGGACGATGAGCAAAACCACAGCGTTTGGGGATTGAGATAGCAACTTGTGGCTTGACGCCAGCTGCCTTAGCAGCATTAGATAGCAGAACAGCGCAGAGGCACCGGGGATTCTGCCCGATTCTCTTTACTTGAAGGCAGCAACTCTTTGAAACGGGTGCCTTTCCATCCCTTGCTGCCGCTGCACATGGCGCCAGCTGCACGGCCTCTTGGTCTGGACTCAGTGTCCCACATACCCCCTTGCCTTTCACACTTCCGACACCTGCTATGACAAGAAAGCACACAAGGAAGAGAACCTTCAACCAACCAGCCATTCTTTTAGAATCAATGCAGATGTTGTCTATGCGACTGCACGACTTCAGATGTtctaaatttggtgaatttatACTGTGATGAGGAGTGTGAACACTCATCTGCTTTAGTTGAATGGAAGAAGCACTAAAGGGACATGCACTAATGCTGTGCAGCATTGTTTTTCCTATAGACAATCATGATCTTgtgttgttttaattttcatttctgttGTCGGCGGGCTTATGTACATCTGTATATAGCTATGGCTATAACATTTTTTGCTCATCCTTTTAGATGTTAACAAGTGACATATGGATAGACAAGTTAGTGAGTTTACCAACCCACATACAAGAACGGCCTCctcaatatttttctctttgctGCTTCTGGAAAGATCAGTCATCAATGATCCAACCACCCAACTAGTGTAGAGTATCCCGACACTTGTCTGGGGGATTAGCTCGAGGAAATTGAATATCTAAAAAGAAGGTTGATGTAACTCGTTTGTGGGTTCGGGATATTGTACTCATGTAAGCATGAAATTGTATATGATGTCACTCAAGATTAATCTGGGGGTTGAAGACGCCAAATTGACTGTAAGGACCTAATGGAgaagaccaaaaaaaaaaagtaaaaaggaaCAAAACCAAAAACGCCGTTGCCGGGGATCGAACCCGGGTCACCCGCGTGACAGGCGGGAATACTCACCACTATACTACAACGACCTGATGACTACTtgcacatatatacatatatatgtatcagaAAATAAGTAGAAATGGTATatcagtaaaaaataatttcctttgaATGACATATCATTTCTAGtgttttattgatttcttCTGTATACAAGTCATTCTGGGtgtttgaataatatatttctattttaccATTTGACGTGTTATCTTGGGCATTTGGTCTAGTGGTATGATTCTCGCTTAGGGTGCGAGAGGTCCCGAGTTCAATTCTCGGAATGCCCCATTCTTTCTATGAGTGATTCATTTCATTCTGCACTTTTGCTTCCGATTCCCTCTTATCTATCTTTTGGCACGAAAATGTCTTGCATATATATTCGCAAATCTCAAATTCCAAGTGTAATAgtcttaaaaaattttactattcTCCTATTTAAAGCATAATGTATTCACCAGTTTTCTTCATAATTTGTTTGTGCGATCTCAAATATGAAAGTGCATGGCTACTACAAAGTCCTTACCTCATGACAATcttaatacaataaaaaattagatacaTCACAGCCCTCAATACTTTCAAATACTCTTTCTGCATGTACATGACAACGAAAATCTACAAAGTACCTCTAATGCATTTTGTTCATTCATCCTCAACAGATTTGTGAGGTTGTGGACTGGTTGCCTCTTTTGAACATCTGGAAGATTCAGATGCTGATATCTCTCCGCCTGTACTTGAATTTGAATCTGATCTCCTCATATTGCTGCTCAATTCCTTTCCTTTTCCATCAATACTCAGATAATCTGTCAATACCCTTTTCACGCCGAGCCCACGAAGGGAAAGTTTGCTGCTTTCAATATATGGTGATTTATCTCCCTTTGCAGGACTAATCGACTGTAAAGGTGAAAAGGTAGGAGTTGTAAAAGCTGTCTTATATGCAGTGCTGGAGACTGGGAGTGCAATCCCAATGCTTTTATGAGTAATCACACCAACCTTGGAGATTGACACGAACTGATCTGAATGTTTGGACAAGTCATCCACATAAAGTAGGTCGTCTATACGTGCTACAATATTGAACGCCAGGCTCTCTAGAACTCTTGAGTAACTCTCCAATATTGCTTTGCCAACATCCTAGTGAAGAACATGTACATTAGTACAAATGTGAAGAAGAATGGACAAGAGATTGAAATCCATGAATAGATATGAGAGAAGAAGTGatattattagtattacaAACCTTGTTGCATTGGATTTTGCTCATGTCTAAGGTGGTCTGAGGTAGACCTGGGAACCGTTGCTTCAAGCAAAGCAGAAGACTCTCAGCTCTGTCTGCTAGCAGTTCCCTTTTATCTGCATCACTAACCAAATCCTTTACCATTTCCCATGATGACTTTGAATTGGACCTGTGTGTGCTATGTAAAGGTTTTGAATTCGTTTTTCGGCGCCACATATAAATGGCTGCTTCCACTCTATTGGCAATTTCTAATGCATGATGCTCAGAAGACAAATCAAGGCAGTCAAGCAAACATTCGGGCGAAAATTGATCTGAATTGATGTACCGATGGATAAGATCTCCCAAACTTGCTTTTCCATTCTGCAAACGATAACGACGACAACAATCAAGGCCTACCTTGTTACTTAATCACATTGAAGAGATGCTTATATATCTTGGTACTTAATACCTTTGGAAGAGCTTCTAAGTATGAGTCAGGTACATCCATTTCGGCTAAAGCGGTATTGTTAATTGCCACTGCAGCTTTGAGGATTTGGTTCGTGCAATCACGCTTGTGTTGCAACATCTTTCTTGCATCTTCGCTGATGCCACCAGTTGGGACACGAGGAACTGGAAGCCACCATTTGTCTTCTTGACGggagagtggtcttggatagGCGGATGATTCATCGGCTTCCAGGGATAATATCCCTTTATCGACATACCAGAACTCCGAGCCCTTAAAGCTTTCCAATATTTCCTACATAAGAGGCTGAGAATGAGAATCATTACAGGAATATATAGCAGTCGGCGAAGAAGAAATCAGTATCTTACGAGGATCATGTTGTCTAATTTGCGTAGTGCAGGGAGGTTCATGTAAAGATCTGACCGTGGTCTGGAAGTCATGACCTGAAACGGGGCATAAAGGATAAGTTGGGACAAGTCAATGAAAGATGACACTGATGCTATGTTTGGCAGCACTGAATTGGATTGTACTTCCACAGTGAAATGATACTCACCTCGAGTTTGCTTCCATCAGGGAATGTCTGCCAAGAGGGCATCAATTCCACAATGTGATCACTAACACAGAGAAGCCAATCCATTTCTCTACGCCACATTAATTTCTTCTCGGGCTTTAGAGGCTCTAATCTCCAAACTTGTCCAAAAAGAGTAGCTAATGCAATAAAAGCAAAGTTCAAGAATCAACCACTGTAACATCCGTTCATAGCGCAAGTAAAaccaactaaaaaatatacatcGTTCAAGGACAGTGAACTAAGTCAATAACTTACCACAAAGGTTGGTAATAGCATTTGATATAGCCAGAGCACTGCAAACCCCATTGCCACAACCAGACATGTCTTCCCCAAGCAGCAACTTAGAAAATCTTTCTTTCATCATCTCAGTTTCTATATTCACGGAAACAAGATATGTTACTTCAGTAGTTTTAACAGAGATGGAATCGTAG
The nucleotide sequence above comes from Sesamum indicum cultivar Zhongzhi No. 13 linkage group LG11, S_indicum_v1.0, whole genome shotgun sequence. Encoded proteins:
- the LOC105174503 gene encoding uncharacterized protein LOC105174503 — translated: MAGWLKVLFLVCFLVIAGVGSVKGKGVCGTLSPDQEAVQLAPCAAAARDGKAPVSKSCCLQVKRIGQNPRCLCAVLLSNAAKAAGVKPQVAISIPKRCGFAHRPVGYKCGPYTLP
- the LOC105174504 gene encoding rop guanine nucleotide exchange factor 7, whose amino-acid sequence is MDRAKSYQEENVLSAKNQTKLKPFFPLKQPGLPRNSNPSSSFSLWVLKSVKFLKNKARVADRIGSKRFQFDGMVVNNSVYCASPNYLEAAMEALVNENDKTGVVSENKRKVENLTYSNEEGSGESNSSSDFLASEVTLNYENSSSEDSSSSPSMGWPMQKDKPPSRRSSTVSEEVEKPHLDKRKLEKQESSLSETEMMKERFSKLLLGEDMSGCGNGVCSALAISNAITNLCATLFGQVWRLEPLKPEKKLMWRREMDWLLCVSDHIVELMPSWQTFPDGSKLEVMTSRPRSDLYMNLPALRKLDNMILEILESFKGSEFWYVDKGILSLEADESSAYPRPLSRQEDKWWLPVPRVPTGGISEDARKMLQHKRDCTNQILKAAVAINNTALAEMDVPDSYLEALPKNGKASLGDLIHRYINSDQFSPECLLDCLDLSSEHHALEIANRVEAAIYMWRRKTNSKPLHSTHRSNSKSSWEMVKDLVSDADKRELLADRAESLLLCLKQRFPGLPQTTLDMSKIQCNKDVGKAILESYSRVLESLAFNIVARIDDLLYVDDLSKHSDQFVSISKVGVITHKSIGIALPVSSTAYKTAFTTPTFSPLQSISPAKGDKSPYIESSKLSLRGLGVKRVLTDYLSIDGKGKELSSNMRRSDSNSSTGGEISASESSRCSKEATSPQPHKSVEDE